A single window of Anopheles moucheti chromosome 2, idAnoMoucSN_F20_07, whole genome shotgun sequence DNA harbors:
- the LOC128310472 gene encoding cationic amino acid transporter 4 yields the protein MPSARRMILGHVMSGLCTKMNRTKQLPADLMETPLNRCLNTFDITLLGIGHMVGAGIYVLTGTVAREMAGPAIVLSFILAGLVSLLAALCYAEFGTRVPKAGSAYVYTYVSIGEFWAFVIGWNIILEHMLGAASVARAWSGYVDSMLGNIVANITMEITGEMHEQLLAKYPDFLAFFVCISYAVALAAGVKATAMINSILTTVNVAVMALVVVLGFWYATPDNWSLPEQGFMPYGFGGVLAGAATCFYAFVGFDSIATSGEEAKNPSVSIPLATILSLCVVTVGYVLVSAALTLMIPYNEINPAAALPDAFGMRGITWAKYAISTGAICGMTTTLLGSLFALPRCLYAMASDGLLFSCFGKVNTKTQVPLLNLALSGVCSALLALLFDLEKLVEFMSIGTLLAYTIVSASVIVLRYRPISVEETVHLAPDTPGTDEEDGGGGIDSSSQSSTIDPSSPTSEMIEIALAGRLRPQFRWLEPVLGRCEPGVACSGAVLMFCVLSVAVCFQLENSWDELYNGTWWALGLYGFLLFCLVACVVVISAHHQNTRGLQFKVPFVPYIPALSIFCNIELMVHLSFLTWLRFFIWLSIGMLVYFLYGIHNSKEGELGTSYSMLMSTSEAIRGWGSTSTALGGGTKVTVTKIIKGRISRKTAGDRQAIVDDDDDEDS from the exons ATGCCCAGCGCTAGGAGAATGATCCTGGGGCACGTCATGTCCGGCCTGTGCACAAAGATGAACCGTACCAAACAGCTTCCGGCGGATCTGATGGAAACGCCGCTGAATCGATGTTTAAATACATTCGACATCACGTTGCTGG GTATCGGTCATATGGTGGGCGCTGGAATCTATGTTCTTACCGGTACCGTTGCTCGAGAGATGGCTGGCCCCGCGATTGTCCTTTCGTTTATCCTTGCCGGGTTAGTATCACTGTTGGCGGCTCTTTGCTATGCGGAATTTGGAACCCGTGTCCCCAAGGCAGGATCAGCGTATGTTTACACGTACGTATCGATCGGCGAGTTTTGGGCATTTGTCATCGGCTGGAACATTATCCTGGAGCATATGCTCGGTGCGGCCTCGGTAGCACGCGCCTGGAGCGGTTACGTTGACTCGATGCTGGGCAATATCGTGGCCAACATAACGATGGAGATTACTGGCGAGATGCACGAGCAGCTGCTGGCAAAGTATCCCGACTTCCTCGCATTCTTCGTGTGTATTAGCTATGCTGTAGCACTAGCGGCCGGTGTCAAGGCAACGGCTATGATAAACAGCATACTGACCACGGTTAATGTGGCCGTGAtggcgctggtggtggtgttgggcTTCTGGTACGCCACACCAGACAATTGGTCGCTTCCGGAGCAGGGCTTCATGCCTTACGGCTTTGGCGGGGTGCTCGCTGGTGCAGCAACTTGTTTCTACGCCTTTGTAGGCTTCGATAGCATTGCGACGTCTGGTGAGGAAGCGAAAAATCCGAGTGTTTCTATACCGTTGGCCACCATACTGTCGCTGTGCGTCGTGACGGTCGGGTACGTGCTGGTGAGTGCGGCACTAACGCTCATGATTCCATACAACGAAATTAATCCGGCCGCGGCCCTGCCGGATGCGTTTGGCATGCGTGGCATCACGTGGGCCAAGTACGCGATTTCGACTGGAGCCATCTGCGGTATGACGACGACGTTGCTTGGTTCACTGTTTGCTTTACCCCGTTGCCTCTACGCAATGGCAAGCGACGGATTGCTGTTTTCGTGCTTCGGAAAGGTTAATACGAAAACACAGGTTCCGCTGTTGAATCTCGCCCTGTCCGGTGTTTGTAGTGCACTGTTGGCGTTGCTTTTCGATCTGGAAAAGTTGGTAGAGTTTATGTCGATAGGAACACTGCTCGCCTATACAATCGTGTCGGCTAGCGTGATCGTGCTGCGCTATCGTCCAATATCGGTGGAAGAAACCGTCCATCTTGCGCCCGATACACCCGGCACGGATGAGGAAGACGGTG GAGGTGGAATTGATTCGTCCTCCCAGTCGAGCACCATTGACCCTTCATCGCCTACGAGTGAAATGATAGAGATTGCTCTCGCCGGTAGACTGCGGCCGCAGTTCCGTTGGCTAGAGCCTGTACTGGGACGGTGCGAACCTGGCGTGGCGTGTTCCGGTGCGGTGTTAATGTTTTGTGTACTCAGCGTAGCTGTCTGCTTTCAGTTGGAGAACTCCTGGGACGAGCTGTATAACGGCACCTGGTGGGCGTTAGGACTTTACGGGTTTCTTCTATTTTGTCTCGTTGCAT GTGTAGTTGTTATATCGGCTCATCATCAAAACACTCGTGGGTTACAGTTCAAGGTACCATTCGTACCGTACATACCGGCGCTAAGCATTTTCTGCAATATCGAGCTGATGGTCCATCTGAGCTTTCTCACATGGCTACGATTCTTCATCTGGCTGTCGATCGGTATGCTTGTGTACTTCCTGTACGGCATTCACAACAGCAAGGAAGGCGAGCTCGGCACGTCCTACTCCATGCTGATGTCAACCAGCGAAGCGATTCGTGGCTGGGGCTCTACTAGCACTGCTCTTGGCGGTGGCACAAAGGTAACTGTAACGAAGATAATCAAAGGAAGAATAAGCCGCAAGACAGCCGGTGACAGACAGGCGATAgtggacgatgatgatgatgaggattcTTAA
- the LOC128297227 gene encoding lipoyl synthase, mitochondrial: MASSVPLLRNSLQKGNYVPFKIQQQCKHSAASASNQLEKIRERLESGPNFQDFVQHPDYSKEEWSAYEGKLRREKGENERLRLPPWLKTKIPMGKNFTRIKEQLRELKLATVCEEAKCPNIGECWGGGEHGTQTATIMLMGDTCTRGCRFCSVKTARAPPPLDPAEPMNTATAVASWGLDYIVLTSVDRDDLPDGGSKHIAATIKEIKNQNPRIFVECLAPDFRGVIECIETVAMSGLDVYAHNIETVEALTPFVRDRRARYRQSLECLASVKRFNPNLMTKSSIMLGLGETDEQVEQTLKDLRSVGVDCLTLGQYMQPTKRHLKVIEYVTPEKFKHWEERGNELGFLYTASGPLVRSSYKAGEFFITSILRNRATEESSKKPKEDSDTTKSV; this comes from the exons ATGGCTAGCAGTGTGCCACTGTTGCGAAATTCACTGCAAAAAGGGAACTACGTACCGTTTAAA ATTCAGCAACAATGTAAACATAGTGCGGCAAGTGCCAGTAATCAGCTGGAGAAAATTCGGGAGCGACTGGAAAGTGGACCAAATTTTCAAGACTTTGTGCAACATCCGGACTACAGCAAAGAGGAATGGTCCGCGTATGAAGGGAAGCTACGCCGTGAGAAGGGTGAAAATGAACGGTTGCGTTTACCACCCTGGCTGAAGACAAAAATTCCGATGGGTAAAAATTTTACCCGCATCAAGGAGCAGTTACGTGAGCTAAAGCTTGCCACGGTGTGCGAGGAAGCGAAATGTCCTAACATCGGTGAATGCTGGGGAGGTGGCGAACATGGCACTCAGACAGCTACCATAATG tTGATGGGTGATACCTGCACTCGAGGATGTCGGTTCTGCAGCGTGAAAACGGCTCGGGCACCACCTCCACTGGATCCGGCCGAACCAATGAATACGGCTACGGCCGTTGCCTCGTGGGGTTTGGATTACATTGTGCTTACGTCGGTTGATCGCGATGATCTGCCAGACGGTGGATCAAAGCACATTGCTGCAACGATCAAAGAAATTAAGAACCA AAATCCTCGTATTTTCGTCGAATGCCTTGCTCCGGACTTTCGTGGTGTCATCGAGTGTATCGAAACTGTCGCAATGTCCGGACTGGACGTGTACGCACACAACATCGAAACCGTTGAAGCATTGACACCATTTGTTCGCGACCGTCGGGCCCGCTATCGGCAGAGTTTGGAGTGTCTGGCTAGTGTGAAACGATTCAACCCAAATCTCATGACCAAATCCTCAATCATGCTTGGGTTGGGTGAAACGGACGAACAAGTTGAACAAACGCTCAAAG ATCTTCGTTCGGTTGGTGTCGATTGTCTAACGCTTGGACAGTACATGCAACCCACTAAAAGGCATCTGAAGGTGATCGAATATGTGACGCCGGAAAAGTTCAAACACTGGGAGGAACGAGGCAATGAGCTTGGCTTCCTCTACACGGCCAGCGGCCCACTCGTACGCAGCTCATATAAGGCGGGTGAATTCTTCATCACTAGCATTCTACGCAACCGGGCTACGGAAGAGTCATCGAAAAAACCGAAGGAAGACTCCGATACAACCAAGAGTGTGTAA